One stretch of Pradoshia sp. D12 DNA includes these proteins:
- a CDS encoding glycoside hydrolase family 1 protein, producing the protein MEKITLNLPKDFILGASSSAWQTEGWTDKKESQDSYLDLWYKKNKNVWHNGYGPAYATDFYKRYKEDISYMKEIGLSHFRTSINWSRFLVDYENAVVDEEYASFVGNVIDELIRNGVEPMICLEHYELPAYLFEKYGGWGSKHVVELFVKYAEKVFERYGNRVKHWFVFNEPVVVQTRIYLDAIRWPYEQNTKKWMQWNYNKGLATAKVVKLFKEMRLKDQTGAKIGTILNPEVTYARSSSEHDQKAARMYDLFFNRVFLDPAIKGEYPQELFELMEKHDITFEHTTEELQLIKENTIDYVGINLYFPHRVKARTTAWNEETPFHPEYYYEKHELVGKKMNPYRGWEIYPQIMFDMAVRLKEEYGNIEWFIAENGMGVENEGRFKNEEQIIQDDYRIEFISEHLKWLLKAIEEGANCKGYMLWAFTDNVSPMNAFKNRYGLVEINLDDNRNRALKKSAYWYKQVIETKEFEAENDDFYR; encoded by the coding sequence ATGGAAAAAATAACATTAAACCTACCAAAGGACTTTATTTTAGGAGCATCATCTTCTGCATGGCAAACTGAAGGCTGGACCGATAAAAAAGAGTCTCAGGATTCATATTTAGACCTATGGTACAAAAAGAATAAGAATGTTTGGCATAACGGATATGGACCTGCTTATGCAACTGATTTTTACAAGCGTTATAAAGAAGATATCAGTTATATGAAGGAAATTGGTTTATCCCATTTTAGAACATCGATTAATTGGTCCCGTTTTTTAGTGGATTATGAGAATGCTGTTGTGGATGAAGAGTACGCGAGCTTTGTCGGAAACGTAATTGATGAATTAATTAGAAATGGCGTAGAGCCAATGATCTGTCTGGAGCACTATGAATTGCCTGCTTATTTATTTGAAAAATACGGCGGTTGGGGCTCAAAGCATGTGGTTGAACTATTTGTAAAATATGCGGAAAAAGTATTTGAACGTTATGGAAATCGTGTGAAACACTGGTTCGTATTTAATGAGCCAGTTGTAGTTCAAACACGCATATACTTAGATGCGATTCGTTGGCCATATGAACAGAACACAAAAAAATGGATGCAGTGGAACTATAATAAAGGGCTTGCTACTGCTAAAGTGGTGAAGTTATTTAAGGAAATGAGATTAAAGGATCAGACAGGAGCCAAAATTGGGACCATCCTAAACCCAGAGGTTACATATGCTCGTTCTTCCTCTGAACACGACCAAAAAGCAGCTAGAATGTATGACCTATTCTTCAATCGTGTATTCTTAGATCCAGCCATTAAGGGTGAGTACCCGCAGGAATTATTTGAGTTGATGGAAAAACATGATATTACTTTTGAACATACAACCGAAGAGTTGCAGCTCATTAAGGAAAATACGATTGATTATGTAGGCATTAATCTATATTTCCCACACCGCGTCAAAGCACGTACAACTGCATGGAATGAAGAAACACCTTTCCACCCTGAGTACTATTATGAAAAACACGAGCTAGTAGGTAAGAAAATGAACCCATATCGTGGCTGGGAAATCTACCCGCAAATTATGTTTGATATGGCGGTCAGATTGAAAGAAGAGTACGGAAACATTGAATGGTTTATTGCTGAAAATGGAATGGGTGTAGAAAACGAAGGCAGATTTAAGAATGAAGAACAAATCATTCAGGATGATTACCGAATTGAGTTTATAAGCGAACATTTAAAATGGCTCTTAAAGGCAATCGAAGAAGGAGCCAACTGTAAAGGCTATATGCTTTGGGCATTCACCGACAATGTATCACCCATGAACGCGTTCAAAAACCGGTATGGTTTAGTTGAAATTAATTTAGACGATAACCGCAATCGAGCACTTAAGAAATCTGCTTACTGGTATAAACAAGTAATCGAAACAAAAGAATTTGAAGCAGAGAATGACGATTTTTATAGGTGA
- a CDS encoding hemolysin family protein: MLILIVANGIFAMTEISIVTSKKNRLEKLRDEGNSSASYALKLADDPNQLLSTIQIGITLIGVITGAFGGATIASQLAVYIEQINGLASFSNELSLIVVVGLSTYLSLIIGELVPKRIGMGNPEKVACAVAKPMYYFSKVGRPIIWFLSKSTDFALKFLRIKPTSQPNVTEEEITQLIEQGVHSGIVEEIEQDMVEQIFYLGDKRLSDILTPRTQLVYIDLEDSFEENMKKINESYYSKFPVGIGSLDDFQGIIHKKDLLSRIVAGENFSLADSVKDTLVLPEQMKVYRALETLKKSGQHEAVIIDEYGGIEGFVTLHDIMENIIGEMPEKDNEEEPQIIERDGNSWLADGLVSIDTFIRYFDLEDFTILNQSKNFHTLGGFIINKIGYIPKIKDTIQVDDFQLEVVDMDRARVDKVLITRLERDSTEEII, encoded by the coding sequence TTGTTAATACTTATCGTGGCAAATGGTATATTTGCTATGACCGAAATTTCAATTGTTACATCTAAGAAGAATAGACTAGAAAAATTGCGAGATGAAGGAAATTCCAGTGCTAGTTATGCTTTGAAATTAGCGGATGACCCAAATCAATTATTGTCGACTATTCAAATCGGAATCACATTAATTGGGGTAATTACAGGTGCATTTGGCGGTGCAACCATTGCAAGCCAGCTAGCTGTTTATATTGAACAAATTAATGGTCTTGCTTCTTTCAGTAATGAGCTAAGTCTGATCGTGGTTGTAGGACTTTCAACTTACTTATCATTAATTATTGGTGAGTTAGTTCCAAAACGGATTGGTATGGGAAATCCAGAAAAAGTAGCATGTGCAGTAGCAAAACCAATGTATTATTTTTCAAAAGTTGGACGCCCAATTATTTGGTTTTTAAGTAAGTCTACTGATTTTGCATTAAAATTTTTAAGAATAAAACCCACAAGCCAACCGAATGTAACCGAAGAAGAAATAACCCAATTAATTGAACAAGGTGTTCATAGTGGGATTGTTGAAGAAATAGAACAGGATATGGTAGAACAAATTTTCTATTTAGGGGACAAACGTCTTAGTGATATTTTAACACCTCGTACGCAGCTTGTTTACATTGATTTAGAGGATTCGTTTGAAGAAAATATGAAAAAAATTAATGAAAGTTATTACTCCAAATTTCCTGTTGGGATTGGAAGTTTAGATGATTTTCAAGGAATCATTCATAAAAAAGATCTTTTATCAAGAATTGTGGCAGGAGAGAATTTTTCTTTAGCGGATTCCGTCAAAGATACACTTGTTCTGCCAGAACAAATGAAAGTATATCGGGCATTGGAAACATTGAAAAAATCCGGCCAGCATGAAGCCGTTATTATCGATGAATATGGAGGAATTGAGGGCTTTGTCACTCTTCATGATATTATGGAAAATATTATTGGAGAAATGCCTGAAAAGGATAATGAAGAAGAGCCGCAAATTATAGAGAGAGATGGAAACTCATGGTTGGCAGATGGTCTTGTTTCGATTGATACGTTTATTAGATATTTTGATTTGGAAGACTTTACGATTCTTAACCAAAGTAAAAACTTCCACACATTGGGTGGATTTATTATTAATAAAATTGGATATATACCAAAAATTAAAGACACCATTCAAGTAGATGACTTTCAACTTGAAGTAGTGGACATGGATCGTGCCCGAGTAGATAAAGTGTTAATCACAAGGCTAGAAAGAGACTCAACAGAAGAAATAATATAA
- a CDS encoding HIRAN domain-containing protein, with protein MAEKYISVVGVCHYFGADIFKVGQKIILRKDLDNKHDDEAIQAELDTIGKVGYVANSYQTVAKGTRSAGRIYDTFEYVCMGQVAFIVKDTIIVKLLGKDESA; from the coding sequence ATGGCAGAGAAATATATATCAGTTGTAGGTGTTTGTCATTATTTTGGAGCGGATATTTTCAAGGTTGGTCAGAAGATAATCTTAAGAAAAGACTTGGATAATAAGCATGATGATGAAGCAATTCAAGCCGAGCTCGATACAATTGGTAAGGTTGGTTATGTGGCTAATAGTTATCAGACAGTTGCAAAAGGAACCCGCAGTGCCGGCAGGATCTATGATACATTCGAGTACGTATGCATGGGACAAGTGGCCTTCATTGTGAAGGATACAATCATCGTAAAATTATTGGGAAAGGATGAGAGTGCTTAA
- a CDS encoding response regulator transcription factor translates to MQNAKILIIEDAETLRRELTAFLKNYGYEVEAPDDFQNVMNYASQDDVHLILLDINLPVYDGYYICREIRKYSQVPIIIVTSRDTEVDELMSMNIGADDFITKPYNTQILLARIENILRRTYAKQESAVMTYKDLKLHLANGTISYQGKKEELTKNEIKILHCLMKNNGIIVSREQLMEDLWSSDLFVDDNTLSVNITRLRKKIEAIGMENPIETRRGLGYIMS, encoded by the coding sequence ATGCAAAACGCAAAAATATTAATCATTGAGGATGCAGAGACGCTTCGTAGAGAATTAACCGCATTTTTAAAAAATTATGGTTATGAAGTGGAAGCACCGGATGATTTTCAAAATGTCATGAACTATGCAAGTCAGGATGATGTTCATTTGATTTTATTGGATATTAATTTGCCTGTGTACGACGGTTATTATATTTGTCGCGAAATCCGCAAATACTCTCAGGTACCCATTATTATTGTGACAAGCAGAGACACGGAAGTGGACGAATTGATGAGCATGAATATAGGCGCAGATGATTTCATTACGAAGCCATATAACACGCAAATTTTGTTGGCACGCATTGAAAATATTTTAAGAAGGACATATGCAAAACAAGAAAGTGCTGTAATGACTTACAAGGATTTGAAGCTGCATTTGGCTAATGGGACAATTTCCTATCAAGGCAAGAAAGAGGAACTAACAAAAAATGAAATAAAAATCTTACATTGTTTAATGAAAAATAATGGAATTATTGTTTCTAGAGAACAGCTGATGGAGGATCTATGGTCATCTGATTTATTTGTGGATGACAATACGCTATCTGTTAACATTACTCGACTTCGTAAAAAGATAGAGGCAATCGGTATGGAAAACCCGATTGAAACGAGACGAGGATTGGGGTATATCATGTCATGA
- a CDS encoding sensor histidine kinase codes for MTLWAFLKEIVVFITVNVFLFMTVALFLAFISIQKGVIVIVGLCWFGPLLTSYFLEFMKKKPFYDGVIENVENLDQKYLLSEIMDEPEFLEGKILYDILRTSDKQVHEYVNHYKTMQSEYQEYVEAWVHEIKTPIASSKLIIENYQGGPIVGLTEELTKIEDYIEQALYYARSSSASKDYIVKEFRLKECVSKVIKRNAKAFIHKKIQLKLSEIDDVVYSDEKWVEFIVNQVIINSINYCYKENSFISIYTTNHEHNLILHIVDNGIGIDEKDVGKVFEKGFTGENGRIYRKSTGIGLYLCKMLVDKLHLGITIKSQKDVGTEVNIIFPKSKLVLLES; via the coding sequence ATGACATTGTGGGCATTTTTAAAGGAAATAGTCGTTTTTATTACGGTTAATGTTTTTCTTTTTATGACGGTAGCATTATTTTTAGCTTTTATTTCTATACAAAAGGGTGTTATTGTTATAGTCGGGTTATGCTGGTTTGGTCCGCTGCTTACTTCTTATTTTCTTGAATTTATGAAGAAAAAACCTTTTTATGATGGGGTAATAGAAAATGTTGAAAATCTTGATCAAAAATATTTGCTATCTGAAATTATGGATGAGCCTGAATTTTTAGAAGGAAAGATTTTATATGACATTTTACGGACGAGTGACAAGCAGGTGCATGAGTATGTCAACCACTACAAGACTATGCAATCGGAATACCAAGAGTATGTTGAAGCGTGGGTCCATGAAATTAAGACACCGATTGCATCTAGTAAGCTAATAATTGAGAATTATCAAGGTGGTCCGATTGTTGGCTTAACTGAGGAATTAACGAAGATTGAGGATTATATTGAACAGGCCTTGTATTATGCGAGAAGCAGCAGTGCCAGCAAGGATTATATTGTGAAAGAATTTCGTTTAAAAGAATGTGTTTCCAAAGTAATTAAGCGAAATGCAAAAGCGTTTATTCATAAAAAGATTCAGCTTAAGTTATCAGAAATAGATGATGTCGTCTATAGTGACGAAAAGTGGGTTGAGTTCATAGTGAATCAAGTAATCATTAACAGTATTAATTATTGCTATAAAGAAAATAGTTTCATCTCTATTTATACGACTAATCATGAGCATAATCTTATACTTCATATTGTTGATAATGGCATTGGTATTGATGAAAAGGATGTCGGAAAAGTATTTGAAAAAGGATTTACAGGAGAAAATGGACGCATATACAGAAAGTCAACAGGCATCGGTCTATATCTTTGTAAAATGTTGGTAGATAAGCTGCATTTAGGGATTACGATCAAATCACAGAAGGATGTAGGAACCGAGGTAAATATCATTTTCCCGAAAAGTAAATTGGTTTTATTAGAGTCTTGA
- a CDS encoding ABC transporter ATP-binding protein, which translates to MNTVLEVKDIEKYYGNKGNVSKAINHISFDVKKGEFVGIMGPSGSGKTTLLNCISTIDHVTTGHIHINGQDITTLKAGKLEKFRRDELGFIFQDFNLLDTLTAFENIAIALTIQGRKPADITKLVNEVADKLEITAVLNKFPYQLSGGQKQRVASARAIVTNPSLILADEPTGALDSKSARLLLDLFEKLNKELQATILMVTHDAFTASYAHRILFIKDGEIFNELVRGDDTRKEFFGRIIEVVTLLGGDTNNVI; encoded by the coding sequence ATGAATACAGTTCTGGAAGTAAAAGATATAGAAAAATACTATGGTAATAAAGGAAATGTGTCAAAAGCCATTAATCATATAAGTTTTGATGTAAAAAAAGGGGAATTTGTTGGTATTATGGGTCCTTCAGGCAGCGGGAAAACGACACTGTTGAATTGCATTTCTACAATTGATCATGTAACAACGGGTCATATTCATATAAATGGTCAGGATATTACGACATTAAAGGCTGGAAAGCTTGAGAAGTTCCGCCGGGATGAGCTAGGATTTATCTTTCAGGATTTTAATTTGCTCGATACATTAACAGCGTTTGAAAATATCGCGATCGCTTTAACCATACAAGGTCGTAAGCCGGCTGATATTACAAAGCTAGTAAATGAAGTTGCCGATAAATTAGAGATTACGGCGGTATTAAATAAGTTCCCATATCAACTGTCGGGTGGACAAAAACAACGTGTTGCTTCAGCCCGAGCAATTGTAACGAACCCGTCATTAATTCTGGCTGATGAGCCGACAGGAGCACTTGACTCAAAATCTGCCCGATTACTGCTAGATTTATTTGAGAAATTAAATAAGGAGTTGCAGGCTACAATTTTAATGGTCACACATGATGCGTTTACAGCAAGCTATGCACATCGGATCTTGTTTATTAAAGATGGGGAAATTTTTAATGAACTGGTGAGAGGTGATGATACGAGAAAAGAATTTTTCGGCCGTATCATTGAGGTGGTAACACTTCTCGGAGGTGACACGAATAATGTTATTTAA
- a CDS encoding ABC transporter permease produces MLFKLSARNVKRSFKDYAIYFLTLTFAVCIFYSFNSISASAAMSSLSASQSEMIQSITQLISIVSVFVSIVLGFLILFANNFLIRRRKKELGIYMTLGMSKYSISLIVVMETLFIGVLSLMAGLLLGIFISQGLSVLVVSLFKADMTKFEVVFSSEAMFKTMSYFGIIFLFVMIFNSLVISKYKLIDLLTAARKNESLKIRKISTSIAFFVLSFITLGIAYTVILKYGLTESLTVTWTCVGLGSLGTFLFFMSLSGFALNMLQRNNTIYFKGLNMFVLRQISSKVNTTFVSMTIICLMLFFTIGVLSTGFSIKTAGEKQLVNQVPYDATFYLYGKEDTQIKNIDQAIEILGMDLDEMGENSSFELYEADSTYNELLRPFANAELEQYFDMAISRKKILLMKESDYVKLLQMQDIEPKKFNKGEVLLISDDETYFDAVNAYIKENQSIQLNAMDYTIVNRQVEYVQYINDYPGRVAFTVIVPDQAIEGMTPNMSLSNVNYSSNSQVNEDELYHLTQNEEVYSKYGFYVNVMTKQMLYDQSIGSSTMIVFIGIYLGIVFLISSAAVLALQQLSEASDNMERYSMLRKIGVTSKEINKAIFGQVFIYFMMPLSLAIIHSIFGIKVVNQELLMMGQPSVFIPALFTALIMIIVYGGYFIATYSGYKRIVKN; encoded by the coding sequence ATGTTATTTAAATTATCTGCTCGCAATGTGAAGAGAAGCTTCAAGGATTATGCAATTTATTTCTTAACATTAACATTTGCAGTCTGTATATTTTATAGCTTTAATTCGATTTCAGCTTCGGCAGCTATGTCTAGTTTAAGTGCCAGTCAGTCGGAAATGATTCAATCGATAACACAATTAATTTCAATAGTATCTGTTTTTGTTTCGATTGTGTTAGGGTTTCTGATTTTATTCGCAAACAATTTCTTAATCAGACGACGAAAAAAAGAGCTCGGAATTTATATGACGCTAGGTATGAGTAAATATAGTATATCGTTAATAGTTGTAATGGAAACACTTTTTATAGGTGTTTTATCGTTAATGGCCGGATTATTACTGGGAATATTTATATCTCAAGGATTGTCCGTTCTAGTGGTTTCGTTATTTAAGGCAGATATGACTAAGTTCGAAGTCGTCTTTTCCAGTGAAGCGATGTTCAAAACAATGAGCTATTTTGGGATTATCTTTCTGTTCGTTATGATCTTTAATAGTTTAGTGATTTCGAAGTATAAGCTCATCGACTTGCTAACAGCCGCTAGAAAAAATGAAAGCCTGAAGATCCGAAAAATATCAACATCAATCGCGTTCTTTGTTTTATCCTTCATTACTCTTGGGATCGCTTATACTGTTATTTTAAAGTATGGTTTAACAGAAAGTTTGACTGTCACGTGGACCTGCGTTGGACTGGGGTCACTTGGAACGTTTTTGTTTTTTATGTCTCTTTCTGGATTTGCTCTTAATATGCTGCAAAGAAATAATACTATATATTTTAAAGGCTTAAATATGTTTGTTCTACGCCAAATAAGCAGCAAGGTAAATACAACCTTTGTATCCATGACTATCATTTGCTTAATGCTCTTTTTCACAATTGGTGTTTTATCAACAGGATTTAGCATAAAGACGGCGGGAGAAAAACAGCTTGTAAATCAAGTGCCGTATGATGCAACATTCTACCTGTATGGAAAAGAAGATACGCAAATAAAGAATATAGATCAAGCGATTGAAATATTGGGTATGGACTTGGATGAGATGGGTGAAAATAGTTCCTTTGAATTATATGAAGCGGATTCTACGTATAACGAATTATTGCGTCCTTTTGCAAATGCAGAGTTAGAACAATACTTTGATATGGCAATCTCTCGTAAAAAAATCTTATTGATGAAAGAATCTGATTATGTAAAGCTTTTGCAAATGCAAGACATTGAACCGAAAAAGTTTAATAAAGGAGAAGTACTCCTCATATCAGATGATGAGACTTATTTTGATGCAGTGAATGCCTATATTAAAGAAAATCAGTCCATTCAATTGAACGCTATGGATTATACGATTGTTAATCGTCAAGTAGAGTACGTACAATATATAAATGATTATCCAGGAAGAGTTGCATTTACCGTGATTGTTCCAGATCAAGCTATTGAAGGTATGACACCTAATATGTCACTGTCTAATGTTAATTACAGTAGTAATAGTCAAGTGAATGAAGACGAGCTTTATCATTTAACTCAAAATGAAGAAGTTTATTCTAAATATGGTTTTTATGTCAACGTAATGACTAAGCAAATGTTGTATGACCAAAGTATTGGATCGTCTACAATGATTGTCTTTATTGGTATTTATCTTGGGATTGTGTTCCTCATTTCAAGTGCAGCTGTACTGGCGCTTCAGCAGTTATCTGAAGCGAGTGATAATATGGAGCGCTATAGCATGCTAAGAAAAATAGGTGTAACAAGTAAGGAAATTAACAAGGCGATATTCGGTCAGGTATTTATTTACTTCATGATGCCATTGTCTTTAGCAATCATCCATTCGATTTTTGGAATTAAAGTGGTCAATCAGGAACTTCTGATGATGGGTCAACCTTCCGTTTTCATACCGGCTTTGTTTACGGCGTTAATTATGATTATTGTATATGGCGGTTATTTCATAGCAACATATTCAGGGTACAAGCGCATTGTGAAAAATTAA
- a CDS encoding alpha/beta fold hydrolase has translation MKKIITISLGILLIIFVLGLTGFYFWSQQTYKASEEVTSYINLDDIQTEENWLVFEPIEKPKSGIILYPGAKVEPEAYSYYAQGLADKGYLVIVPKVNLNFAILDINQADLIIDEFSDITNWYVGGHSLGGVAAASYAYDHLEDVRGLILLGSYPSDSNNFSETDLPILSLYAEFDGLTTTDKIADTKHLLSSEATLYEVKGGNHAQFGMYGTQDGDGKSTISAKEQQDEIIEETLKWLTQYQR, from the coding sequence ATGAAGAAGATTATTACTATTAGCTTAGGTATATTATTGATTATTTTTGTGTTGGGTCTTACCGGCTTCTATTTTTGGTCCCAACAAACGTACAAAGCATCAGAAGAAGTTACATCATACATAAATCTAGATGACATTCAGACGGAAGAAAACTGGCTTGTGTTCGAACCAATAGAAAAACCAAAAAGCGGGATCATTCTTTATCCTGGTGCAAAAGTAGAGCCTGAAGCATATAGCTACTATGCCCAGGGTTTAGCGGATAAAGGTTATTTGGTGATTGTCCCGAAAGTCAACCTGAACTTTGCCATACTCGATATTAATCAGGCGGATCTAATTATAGATGAGTTCAGTGATATAACGAATTGGTATGTAGGCGGGCATTCACTTGGCGGCGTAGCCGCAGCATCTTATGCATACGATCATCTCGAAGATGTAAGAGGTTTAATCTTATTGGGTTCCTATCCGAGCGATTCCAATAATTTTTCAGAAACTGACCTCCCCATCCTCTCCCTGTATGCCGAGTTTGATGGGTTAACGACAACTGATAAAATAGCTGATACAAAACATTTGCTTTCGTCTGAAGCAACTTTATATGAGGTTAAAGGCGGAAACCATGCCCAATTCGGAATGTATGGAACGCAAGATGGAGACGGAAAATCCACGATTTCAGCAAAAGAACAGCAGGATGAAATAATAGAAGAAACGTTAAAATGGCTGACTCAATATCAAAGATAA
- a CDS encoding V4R domain-containing protein codes for MEQRVISLKRTTFHLENREKDIDNIAIVKALSFLKADIIEINGIEKATKLMFNYGYQLGVSEAHRMREKYFDIQDLLKQGPTLHCEKGHINGSIFEGYIEFYGDKSVKAVYGIGTWLQSYEAKVHLDYFGQSDVPVCHTLMGFATGYMSTIFQFEVKVVEKTCVARGDENCTWEFYTVNPLPDESNENSENQVSFDLIELGNIQSEMIQAIIDGATVEDIFKEAEKIFGRTFLIEDIFYNFIHSTNLSEIDRQLIEQDMQIYDQNERNQLGTYFFEKRQQLPFTKKVVQLDNHVRLTNTIVIKNKVVAYLSVISMHPTTFSSYDYLILSKLTNVISVLLMMNSIIEKSKAESESKFTNDILHQRLTDINQILSRSRYFNIDINQLYTVAIVRRNNNMYRIQKEFENFVREHLKKQRILISFKEMELVILLFHPLKDHSMVQKVFSNLREALMEQFPNYPVQIGYSEIGHSILEANSHYNEAAIALISNPNASITAFKDISVLSIFINDLNIEHIKQLANNRFAGIFSLKEQKRIELLETLYIYLNNNLKIESTIRLLKISKSGLLYRLENLKEYLKTDFKDPNENFQILLLLKAMEIYFKTNNTQDSNFIVDFTNS; via the coding sequence TTGGAACAACGTGTTATTTCTTTAAAAAGGACTACTTTTCATCTTGAAAATAGGGAGAAAGATATCGACAATATTGCAATCGTTAAGGCTTTAAGTTTTCTAAAAGCAGATATCATTGAAATAAATGGGATAGAGAAAGCAACAAAATTAATGTTTAATTATGGGTATCAATTAGGGGTTTCAGAAGCTCACCGAATGAGAGAAAAATATTTCGATATACAAGATCTACTTAAACAAGGGCCTACTCTTCATTGTGAAAAAGGACATATAAACGGTTCGATTTTCGAAGGGTATATTGAATTTTATGGTGATAAATCAGTTAAGGCTGTTTATGGTATAGGAACGTGGTTACAGTCTTACGAGGCAAAAGTTCATCTAGATTATTTTGGTCAAAGTGATGTACCAGTTTGTCATACACTTATGGGATTTGCTACTGGCTATATGAGCACCATTTTTCAGTTTGAAGTAAAGGTAGTTGAGAAAACCTGTGTAGCAAGAGGTGACGAAAATTGTACATGGGAGTTTTATACTGTTAACCCTTTACCTGATGAATCAAATGAAAACTCTGAAAATCAAGTATCGTTTGATCTGATTGAACTTGGCAATATTCAAAGTGAAATGATTCAAGCGATTATTGATGGAGCAACAGTAGAGGATATATTTAAAGAAGCTGAAAAAATTTTTGGCAGAACCTTTTTAATAGAAGATATATTTTATAACTTTATACATTCTACTAATTTATCAGAGATCGATAGACAATTAATTGAGCAGGATATGCAGATATATGACCAAAATGAAAGAAATCAATTAGGTACTTATTTTTTTGAAAAGCGTCAGCAACTTCCTTTTACAAAAAAGGTTGTTCAATTAGATAATCATGTTCGTTTAACAAACACGATTGTCATTAAAAATAAAGTCGTTGCATATTTGTCAGTTATATCGATGCATCCAACAACATTTTCATCATATGACTATTTAATACTATCTAAATTGACAAATGTAATTTCTGTTCTACTTATGATGAATTCTATTATAGAAAAATCAAAAGCAGAGAGTGAATCCAAGTTTACTAATGATATTTTGCATCAACGTTTAACAGATATAAATCAGATTCTTTCTAGGTCTCGCTACTTTAATATTGATATTAACCAACTATACACCGTTGCTATTGTGAGAAGGAATAATAATATGTATAGGATTCAAAAAGAGTTTGAAAACTTTGTTCGGGAACACTTAAAAAAACAGCGTATACTTATTTCTTTTAAGGAGATGGAACTAGTTATTTTGTTATTTCATCCTCTAAAAGATCATTCTATGGTTCAGAAGGTTTTTAGTAATTTAAGAGAAGCTTTAATGGAACAATTCCCTAATTATCCTGTTCAAATTGGTTACAGCGAGATAGGACATAGCATTTTGGAGGCAAACTCTCACTATAATGAGGCTGCAATTGCTCTCATCTCCAACCCCAACGCATCCATTACTGCATTTAAAGATATTAGTGTTTTATCAATATTTATTAATGATTTAAATATAGAACATATTAAGCAACTTGCGAATAATCGATTTGCAGGAATCTTTTCATTAAAGGAACAAAAACGGATTGAGCTCTTAGAAACTTTATATATATATCTAAATAATAATTTAAAAATTGAATCCACGATACGCTTATTAAAGATTTCAAAGAGTGGACTTCTCTATCGACTAGAAAACTTGAAAGAGTATTTGAAGACAGATTTTAAGGATCCTAATGAGAATTTCCAAATCCTTCTTTTATTGAAAGCGATGGAAATATATTTTAAGACTAACAATACTCAAGACAGTAATTTTATTGTGGATTTTACAAATAGTTAA